One Solea senegalensis isolate Sse05_10M unplaced genomic scaffold, IFAPA_SoseM_1 scf7180000017685, whole genome shotgun sequence genomic window carries:
- the btbd10a gene encoding BTB/POZ domain-containing protein 10a — MSLSGSSGTQERGSAVHHCEQRRRSSDRSRDSSHERGESQLTPCIRNVMSPTQQHDRQRGDGGSSSPSSSPRPPTVSVVRGQSPRVPGVSGVDVSCMSEASSKDGHRGAARSTDRVTLIVDNTRFVVDPTIFTAQPNTMLGRMFGSGRDNNFTRSNEKGEFDVADGISSTVFRAVLDYYKSGIIRCPDGFSIPELREACDYFCISFNSSTIKCRDLS; from the exons ATGAGTCTCTCTGGATCCAGTGGCACGCAGGAGCGAGGCAGCGCAGTACATCACTGTGAACAGAGGCGGCGCTCCAGCGACCGCTCACGTGACTCCTCCcacgagagaggagagagtcaGCTGACGCCGTGTATCAGAAATGTCATGTCCCCCACTCAGCAGCATG ACCGTCAGCGTGGTGATGgaggctcctcctctccatcgTCCAGTCCACGCCCTCCCACAGTTTCTGTGGTCAGGGGACAAAGTCCTCGGGTGCCGGGCGTCTCTGGAGTGGACGTGAGCTGCATGTCTGAGGCGAGCAGTAAAGATGGACATCGCGGCGCAGCACGGAGCACAGACAGAGTCACTCTGATTGTAGACAACACCAGATTTGTGGTGGATCCCACCATTTTCACCGCTCAGCCCAACACCATGCTGGGCAG gATGTTTGGTTCTGGGCGAGACAACAACTTTACTCGCTCTAATGAGAAAGGAGAGTTTGATGTGGCGGACGGCATCAGCTCCACCGTCTTCAGAGCTGTGCTG GATTACTACAAGTCGGGGATAATCCGTTGTCCTGATGGTTTTTCCATTCCTGAACTGCGGGAGGCGTGTGACTACTTCTGCATCTCCTTCAACTCCAGCACCATCAAGTGCAGAGACCTCAGTGA